The Sandaracinus amylolyticus genomic interval TGCGATCTGTTGACGTCGCGTCCGTCGCTGCGCGCGGCGATGGCCGCGGGGCTCGCGACGACGAGCGCGGGCGTGCCGGCGGGCGAGGTGCTCGCGCGCGCGACGCGGCTCGCGCGCGGCACGAGCGCGGGGACGATCGCGCTCGACGACACGCTCGTCGAGCTGCTCGGCGCGCGCTTCGAGGTCGCGGGCCACGTGCTCGGACGCGCTCGGGAGCGCGCGGAGGCGACGCCGTTCATCGGTCGCGACAAGGAGCTCGCCACGATGGAGGCGATGCTCGCCGAGGTGATCGACGAGGGCGCGCCGCGCGGCGTGCTCGTCACCGCGGCGCCCGGCGTGGGCAAGTCGCGGCTCGGCCGCGAGCTCTCGACGCGGCTGCGGGCGCGTGGCGACGTGCGCGTGATCGAAGCGAGCGCGGAGGTGACGAGCGCGCGCTCGGTGAACGCGACGACGCGCGCGCTGGTGCGTGCCGCGGCCGGTCTGCCGCCCCACGCGCCGGGCGCACGCGTCGATCCGCGCGACGGCGATCGCCTCCGCGGATATCTGCGCTCGTTGCCGCTCGACGATGCGGAGCGCGTCGCGGATCTGCTGTGCGATCTGATCGGAGCACCGCCGCGCGCGCCCGGGATCGTGCTCGCGGCGGCGCGCGGCGACGCGGAGCTCACGTCGCGCTGGACGCGTCGGAGCGTGCGCGAGTGGCTCGCGGCCGAGTGCGCACGCGCCCCCGTGGTGCTCGTGATCGAGGATCTGCACTGGGCCGACGAGGTGACGCTCGGTCACCTCGGAGACGCGCTGCGCGCGCGGCCGCCGTGCCCGTTGCTCGTCGTCGCGCTCGCGCGCCCCGAGGTGCGCGATCACCTGCGCACGCCGTGGCCTCACACGACGCACCTCACGCTCAGCGAGCTCGGCGCGCGCGCGTCGGAGCGACTCGTGCGCGCGGCGCTCGGGCTCGAGACGTCGAACGAGACCATCTCGCGCATCGTGGAGCGCGCGGGGGGCAACCCGCTCTTCCTCGAGGAGCTCTCGCGGTTCGTGCGCGAGCGCCGCGCCGCGGCGGATCCGTCGGCGCCGAAGCGCAGGACGCTGCCGCCGACGGTCGCGGCGGTGCTGCACGCGCGTCTCGACGATCTGCCGGCCGATCGCCGCCGCGTGCTGCGCGCGGCGAGCGTGCTCGGCGATCGCTTCCTCGCCGAGGGTGTCGCGGCGATCACGGGCGAGAGCGTGACGATCGTCGAGCGCACGCTGCACGCGATCGCGTCGCGCGGGATGGTCGAGCGCACCGACGAGGGCTGGGCGTTCTCGCACGCGCTGGTGCGCGAGGCCGCGTACGCGACCATGTCGCCCGACGACGCGCCGACCGCGCACGCACGCGCCGCGGACTGGCTCGAGGGGCGCGGCGATCCCGATCCGCGCGAGATGCTCGCGCACGTCGAGCGCGCGAAGGACGCGGAGCGCGAGGCGCAGTGGCTCCTGCGCGCGACCGCGCGGGCGTGGGATGCGGGCGCGGATCGCGAGACGTTCGAGCTCGCCGCGCGAGGTCTGGCGCGCGCGACGACCGACGAGGAGCGCGGCGCGTACGAGGCGTGGACCGCGGTGTCGTGCTTGTGGCGCGGTGAGCTCGAGCGCGGGCTCGAGCACGCGCGTCGCGCGGTGTCGATCGTGCCGCTCTCGCACCCGATCGCGTCGCTCGCGGTGGGCAGCGCGGTGTACCTCGCGGGAGTGTCCGGGGATCTGCAGACCGTCGCGCTGATCACGCAGGCGTGGATCGCGCAGGGTGCGGTGCCGAGCGGCAGGCAGGGCGGCATCGCGCTGGTCGGCATCCTGATCGCGCTCGATCACGCCGGGGCGACCGACGTCGCGCGCGGCGTGCTCGAGCGCGCGATGGCGAGCGAGCGCGCGCACCCGGTGTGGACGCTGCTCGCGCGCTCGGCGATGGCGCACAGCCTCGACGGACAGCTCGGTGCGTCGCGCGCGCTCGCGCTCGAGGCGATCGAGCTCGCGACGCGGCAGGGCGACGACACCGCGGTGATCTTCGGGCACGGGTACGCGATCCCGTTCGTCGGCGCGTGCCGCTCGCGCGAGGCGCTCGCCGCGCTCGACGCGCTACACGAGGCGCAGGCGCACACCGCGATGCCGATCGCGCTCGCGTGGATCGATCTGTGGCGCGCGAGCGTGCGACAGCTCGTCGACGGGCACGCGCCGGAGCTCGAGGCGCACGCGCGGCAGCACGATCTCTCCCGCGCCGAGGCCGCGCGTTATCTGTTGATCCTCGGGCACGTGCTCGGTGATCGGCTCGACGCGGCGGAGGCGGAGATCGCGCGCGCGCCGTTCGTGACCGCGCGCTTCCGGCCGACGGCGATGGAGGCGCGGATCGCGCTGCGGCGCGGCGCGCCCGAGACCGCGCTCGCGCGGCTCGACGACGCGGCGCGCGAGGCGAGCGCGGTGACGTCGGTGTGGAGCTGGGAGTGGATCCACCTGACGCGCGCCGAGGCGCTGCTCGCGATGGGGCGCGACGACGAGGCGCGCATCGCTGCGCGCACCGGGCTCGAGCGGCTCGCGATCACGCTCGAGGGCGCCGATCCGTGGATGCGCGAGATCGTCGACGCGTCGTGCGTGCCGGTGATCGCGCTGCGCGAGATCGCGGCGCGCCTCGGCGGCTGATCAGCGCGGGAGCTGCAGCGACGCGCGGATGTCGCGCAGCTGCGCGTCGCCGCCGGCGACGAACGAGGGCGAGAACGGGCCCACCCACACGAGCTCGATCACCGCGCCGGACGCGATCAGCACGTCGTGGATCTCGATGACGTTCGGGTCGGCCTCGCGGCGACCGCGCACCTCGCAGTACGTGACGCCCGAGCCGGGCAGCACGTCGTCGCGACGCTCGGTCATCGTCAGACTCGCGCTCGTCTGGAGCAGCTCGCAGTACTGCGCGAGCGGCAGCGTCGCCGGCCGCGTGACGAGCACGAGCGTGCCGAGGCCGCGGATCGGCTCGGACGTGTAGCGCGCCGTCGTGCCGTGCTCCTCCTGGATCGTCTCGAGCGAGGGGGCGCCCGGCATCGCGAAGGAGAGGCCCGGCAGGAGCGCGACGTCGACGCGCGCGTCGACCGGCAGGAACCACGAAGGCGCTTCACCGAACGCGATGCTCTCGATCACGCGCGCCCCGAGCGCCTCGACCTGCGCCTCGGCGAGCCCGGCGCCGACGACGACGAGGCTCACCACCGCGCGGCCGTGGAGGAACACCGCGGCGCTCATCGCGCCGTCGCCCAGCGCGCGGCAGTCGGCGCCGACGAACAAGCGTCCCGCGTGGCCCTGGTGCTCGATCGTGCGCACCGGCCGCGGCGTGCACGCGCGCTGGGGATCGCGCGAGCGCTCGACCATCAGCGCGCCGACGCGATCGAGCGCCGCGGCCTCGAGCGCGGGCGTGACGACGCCGGTCAGCGCCTCGATCGAGACGACGAACGCGAGCGGCTCCTGTCCGACGACGTACTGCACGGTCTCGCCGTCCTCGCGCGTCGAGACCTGACGCGCCGGCGTGCCGGGCATGTCGATCGAGAAGCCGCCCTCGGGGATCGCGGCGCGCGCCCACGCGCTCTCGGGCAGGTTCACCGACGTGGTGCCCGATGGAGCGCTCTGCGCACCGCCGCAGCCGAGGGCCAGGAGAGCAGACAGACCGATCGCGCTGACGGTGCGGAGCATGCGCGCGTGCCGCTAACACGCGCCATCCCGCCGAGCAAACGAGCGCCCCGGCGTCGGCTCAGCCTCGCGATGCGCGCCGGAGCACGAGGATCCAGTTGTTCGCGGGCATCGCGATCCGCTGCTCCAGCGCGAGCCCGTGCTGCGCCGCGACGTCCTGCACCTGCTCGAGATCGCGCACGCCCCAGCGCGGATCGCGCGTCTTCAGCCACGCGTCGAACTCCTCGTTGCTCGGCGCGGTGTGCGCTCCGCCGATGCGATACGAGCCGTAGAGCACGAGCGGGGCCCCCTCGTGATCGAGCACGCGCGCCGCGCCGCGCATCAGCCCCGGCGTCGACTCCCACGGCGACGCGTGGATCATGTTGATGCACACGATCGCGTCGGCGCGCGTGATCGGCCACGCCTCTTCGCAGACGTCGAGCGCGATCGGCGCGCGGACGTTCGACGGGCGCGCGTCCGCGAGGCGCGCGGCGATGCTCGCGATCGCATCGGGATCCCGATCGCTCGGCTGCCACTCGAGCGCGGGCATCGCGTCCGCGAAGAACGTGACGTGCTCTCCCGTGCCCTCCGCGATCGTCAGCACCGTCCCGCGCTCGGGCAGCACGCGCCGCAGCACGTCGAGGATCGGCGCGCGATTGCGCAGCGCGGCCGGCGAAGTTCGCATCGGGTCCGACATGCGCGCGATCCCACCATAGACTGCGCCGCATGGCCATCGACGCCGACATCGAGAGCGCGCTCGCGCGCGTTCCCTGGAGCTCGCTCCAGCACTGCCGAGGCAGCGCGGAGGACGTGCCCGCGCTGGTGCGCACGATGCTGAGCGCGACCCGCGCGTCGGAGCGCACCGAGGCGCGCCGCGCGCTCGCCGAGCGCATCCAGCACCAGGGCAGCGTCGTCGAGGCGACGCCGCACGTCGCGGCGATCCTCACGCGCGCGCTGCGGGTCGCGCCGCCCGACGATCGCGCGCACCTCGCCGCGCTGATCGCGCAGCTCGCGTACGCAACGACGATGACCGAGGGCTCGGGCGCGCTCCTCTGGGCGAGCGACGCCGAGCGCCCGAAGCTCGAAGCGCAGCACCGCCGCGAGGTCGCGTGGGTGCGCGCGACGCGACGCGCGACCTGGGGCGCGCGCGACGCGCTGCTCGAGATGCTCGACGTCGAAGGCGACGAGGCGCTCCTCCTGAACGTGCCGTCGGCGCTCGTCGCGCTGATCGACGCAGCGGGCGACGATGCCCCCGAGGGCACCGATCTCGACGCGACCGCGCGCGAATTCGCGCTCGCGATCGCAGCCCGCGCGCGCAAGCCCGCGACCGAGAAGGCGCACGCCGGGCACGCGTTCGCGCTCGGTCACCTCGCGAAGCGCGTGCCCGAGCTCCTCCCCGCGCTTCGGGCCGCGCTCGATCGCGCGCCGTGGCCCGCGCGTGTCGCGTCGGCGATCGGCGTGCTGCGCGTCTCGCCCCACGACGAGCGCGCGACCGACGTGCTGATCGAGGCGCTGCGCCGCCGCGACGAGCACGAGACGTGGTTCGCTCATCCGTTCCCCTGGCGATCGGGGCACTTCCGCTTCTTCCTCATCGCGGTGCTCGCGGGCGATCGTGTCTCCGACGCGGGGTTCGAGCGCGCGCTGCCGGTGCTCGTCGACGTCGCGCGCCGCGACGCCTCGCAGTCGACGTTCGAGCAGGACGCGCTGCGCCCGCTCGAGCGCGCCCTCGAGGGCACGACGATCACGCCGCGCACCCGCCGCGCCGATCTCCCGCGCGCCGCGCTCGTGCTGCTCGACGCGCTCTACGACAACGCCGAGATGTGGTCGCAGAAGGACGGGAGCGTCGACGTCGCGCTCCGCCCGCTCGGCCTCGCCAACGACGTCGCGTCGTGGCGCGCGCTCCTCGAGCGCGCGTGATCGGGCATCATCGCGCCCGATGATCGTCCTCGTCACCGGGTGCCGCAGCGGGTTCGGCAAGCTCATCGCGATCGGCGCCGCGCGCGCCGGTCACACCGTCTACGCGGGCGTGCGCGATCCATCCGCGTCGCCCGAGCTCACCGAGGGCGCGCGCGGGCTCTCGGTGATCCCGATCGCGCTCGACGTCACCGACGCGGCCCAGCGCGAGGAAGCGATCGCGCGCATCGTGCGCGAGCAGGGTCGCCTCGACGCGCTGGTGAACAACGCCGGCGTCGGGCTCGCGGGCTTCCAGGAGCAGGTCGCGACCGACGAGCTGCAGCGCCTCTTCGAGGTGAACGTCGTCGCGCCGCACGCGCTCACGCGCCTCGCGCTGCCGCACCTCCGCGCGTCGAAGGGCATCGTGATCAACGTCTCGTCGATGGCGGGACGACAGGCGCTGCCCGGGCTCGGCGCATACGCCGCGTCGAAGTTCGCGCTCGAGGGCATGACCGAAGCGCTGCGCCACGAGATGCGCCCGTTCGGCGTGCGCGTCGTGCTCGTGGAGCCTGGTCCGTACCAAACGGACATCTTCGGGCGCAATCGATGGACCGCGCGCGCCGCGAGCGAGCCGGGCCCGTACCACGCGTTCCTGAAGCGCATGGAGTCGATGCTCGCGAGCGCCGAGCGCCGCATGGGCGATCCCCAGGAGGTCGCGGAGCTCGCGGTGCGCCTATTGAGCGATCCGCGTCCGCGTCTTCGCTACGCGCTCGGCCCGGGCGTGCGCGCGCGCCTGCTCGCGCGCAGCGCGCTGCCGTTCGAAGTGACCGAAGCGATCCTCGCCCGCGTCATCAACGTGCGCGCGGAGTGAGGCGACGGATGGCGCGCATGGAAGAAGACGAGACGCAGCTGAGCGTGTGGGTCGGCGCGCTGACTCGAGAGGAGCTCGACGCCTACCTCGCCGAGAACTACGAACGCGCCGACGACG includes:
- a CDS encoding serine/threonine-protein kinase; the encoded protein is MARRFADRFELIERAGEGGMGEVWKALDHETGSLVALKRLRGTGREQARFEREARLLEQVRHPALVAHVAHGIDDGRPYLAMSWIEGESLAARLARAPLSLGDTLQLARRVASALAALHAVGAVHRDVKPANVMLPHGRAQDAVLLDLGIARERDAPLVTATNLILGTIGYLSPEQARSEQHVDARADVFSLGCVLFECASGEPLYAADNAIAMLARMLAETPRRLRSVRPEVPEPLDDLVASMLASAPDDRPAGGVAVLRALDEIGPLDAAVATSQPRARPALSRNEQRFSLAAWVELASPTPLREGVTLDEVALDVTLRDTASRLRELGADLVPIGPTSALVVVEPRGTVADQAELAASVLCDLLTSRPSLRAAMAAGLATTSAGVPAGEVLARATRLARGTSAGTIALDDTLVELLGARFEVAGHVLGRARERAEATPFIGRDKELATMEAMLAEVIDEGAPRGVLVTAAPGVGKSRLGRELSTRLRARGDVRVIEASAEVTSARSVNATTRALVRAAAGLPPHAPGARVDPRDGDRLRGYLRSLPLDDAERVADLLCDLIGAPPRAPGIVLAAARGDAELTSRWTRRSVREWLAAECARAPVVLVIEDLHWADEVTLGHLGDALRARPPCPLLVVALARPEVRDHLRTPWPHTTHLTLSELGARASERLVRAALGLETSNETISRIVERAGGNPLFLEELSRFVRERRAAADPSAPKRRTLPPTVAAVLHARLDDLPADRRRVLRAASVLGDRFLAEGVAAITGESVTIVERTLHAIASRGMVERTDEGWAFSHALVREAAYATMSPDDAPTAHARAADWLEGRGDPDPREMLAHVERAKDAEREAQWLLRATARAWDAGADRETFELAARGLARATTDEERGAYEAWTAVSCLWRGELERGLEHARRAVSIVPLSHPIASLAVGSAVYLAGVSGDLQTVALITQAWIAQGAVPSGRQGGIALVGILIALDHAGATDVARGVLERAMASERAHPVWTLLARSAMAHSLDGQLGASRALALEAIELATRQGDDTAVIFGHGYAIPFVGACRSREALAALDALHEAQAHTAMPIALAWIDLWRASVRQLVDGHAPELEAHARQHDLSRAEAARYLLILGHVLGDRLDAAEAEIARAPFVTARFRPTAMEARIALRRGAPETALARLDDAAREASAVTSVWSWEWIHLTRAEALLAMGRDDEARIAARTGLERLAITLEGADPWMREIVDASCVPVIALREIAARLGG
- a CDS encoding DUF938 domain-containing protein, producing MSDPMRTSPAALRNRAPILDVLRRVLPERGTVLTIAEGTGEHVTFFADAMPALEWQPSDRDPDAIASIAARLADARPSNVRAPIALDVCEEAWPITRADAIVCINMIHASPWESTPGLMRGAARVLDHEGAPLVLYGSYRIGGAHTAPSNEEFDAWLKTRDPRWGVRDLEQVQDVAAQHGLALEQRIAMPANNWILVLRRASRG
- a CDS encoding SDR family oxidoreductase, yielding MIVLVTGCRSGFGKLIAIGAARAGHTVYAGVRDPSASPELTEGARGLSVIPIALDVTDAAQREEAIARIVREQGRLDALVNNAGVGLAGFQEQVATDELQRLFEVNVVAPHALTRLALPHLRASKGIVINVSSMAGRQALPGLGAYAASKFALEGMTEALRHEMRPFGVRVVLVEPGPYQTDIFGRNRWTARAASEPGPYHAFLKRMESMLASAERRMGDPQEVAELAVRLLSDPRPRLRYALGPGVRARLLARSALPFEVTEAILARVINVRAE